In Crinalium epipsammum PCC 9333, the following are encoded in one genomic region:
- the cas4 gene encoding CRISPR-associated protein Cas4, translating to MNSVDYIQISALNQYSYCPHRCWRMFCAGEFVDNNYTIEGTSLHDRVHTLGEGHRDETWQVRAIYLKSEQYHLIGKSDLIEEMDGCCYPVEYKRGHKGEFDNDEMQVVAQALCLEEMTKQPVTKGYIYYAQSHQRQLVEITDELRKQAIATIQAVSTLLETGKMPSPNYSKRCQGCSLYTQCLPQAATKVNRYQEN from the coding sequence ATGAATAGTGTTGATTACATTCAGATTTCTGCTCTTAATCAGTATAGTTATTGCCCTCACCGTTGCTGGCGGATGTTTTGTGCGGGAGAGTTTGTTGACAATAATTATACGATTGAGGGAACGAGTTTACACGATCGCGTCCACACTTTAGGAGAAGGACACCGCGATGAAACTTGGCAGGTACGCGCTATCTATCTGAAATCAGAACAATATCACTTAATTGGTAAATCTGATTTGATTGAAGAAATGGATGGTTGTTGTTATCCCGTTGAATACAAGCGCGGACATAAAGGCGAATTTGATAACGATGAAATGCAAGTTGTCGCTCAAGCTTTGTGTTTAGAGGAGATGACAAAACAGCCTGTTACTAAAGGTTATATCTATTATGCTCAATCGCATCAACGGCAACTTGTAGAAATTACAGATGAATTGAGGAAACAAGCGATCGCAACTATCCAAGCTGTTTCTACTTTATTAGAAACCGGAAAAATGCCGTCACCTAATTATAGCAAACGTTGTCAAGGATGTAGCCTTTACACCCAATGTTTGCCACAAGCTGCTACCAAAGTTAATCGTTATCAAGAAAATTAA
- the cas5d gene encoding type I-D CRISPR-associated protein Cas5/Csc1 has product MMHIYQLCLTLQDPLYFATRELGRLYATENYLHNYALTYALGLAKSCYHDAEHIPHYQEDLEPLNKRGIYVTPARPVNFAYVTHTYKWADLRYQVKMEQSSVNLPTFGRIRELAPESTFEAYLLASEPVKLPQWIRLGKWMSKVQVKMKELPKHKQSEGIFTVEFPLNPLDTMFTNQLLSYDVVNMPPVSLIRNVQMRGRYYQFDELKGLKIPVSMEYRFQA; this is encoded by the coding sequence ATTATGCACATCTACCAATTGTGTTTAACATTACAAGACCCTCTTTATTTTGCTACTCGTGAGTTAGGTCGTTTATACGCAACTGAAAATTACTTACATAATTATGCGTTGACCTATGCTTTAGGGTTAGCTAAGAGTTGTTACCACGATGCAGAACATATTCCCCACTATCAAGAAGATTTAGAACCTTTAAATAAAAGGGGAATATATGTAACTCCTGCTCGTCCTGTTAACTTTGCGTATGTCACCCATACTTATAAATGGGCTGACTTACGCTATCAAGTCAAAATGGAGCAAAGCAGCGTTAATTTGCCAACATTCGGGCGGATTAGAGAACTAGCACCAGAAAGTACTTTTGAGGCATACTTACTAGCTTCTGAACCAGTTAAATTACCTCAATGGATTCGTTTAGGTAAATGGATGAGTAAGGTTCAAGTAAAGATGAAAGAATTGCCAAAACATAAACAATCTGAGGGAATTTTCACTGTTGAGTTTCCTTTGAATCCTTTGGACACAATGTTTACCAATCAGTTGCTCAGTTACGATGTTGTGAATATGCCACCAGTAAGTTTAATTCGTAATGTGCAAATGAGAGGTAGATACTATCAATTTGATGAACTTAAAGGGCTAAAAATTCCAGTTAGTATGGAATATCGTTTTCAAGCATAA
- the cas10d gene encoding type I-D CRISPR-associated protein Cas10d/Csc3 — protein MEDISWLMPGNYNVPNPKKSKEPPLVRLALDTLNDEQDSVLRNWIEIVFPYILDYFSLRDAKGTSYQSAKELTEDLDIPVEKREKIINKLVNLKDQSLAVHLLNAALGGWTLVKLGGLDELQQRYYLAAMTMHDLNKIVLPRLGSTRMDGKEWEKYKTAFLEWGEALHLWDFIARQYWQDVAFLAQNAEDARGANLTLANFPDLQLPPNQLMDLVDFVRFGDLVASIAHHPDDLEQESMRGLLRRTVGGKYIIRSHRTNENRGLLTQAIHNAVLEQAEKVNWKAFLFFPDGVTYFAPKDSNDPDLSKIPKAVRNNTLEIVKKGVGSLVTREGKGIKYYPDLVEVANVSLATETIIRRTFGIISEKKTPVTGARRDKIRQKFAHLSDLDWEYPANLQTDRLAEGLNGITGLIEDYYGLDKEAIAQHILNSLKLTNYFEDWKRIPSDGGVPHSWYYLAGHYMRQHPTLNESELEQVMLTTVPEILQQLGKPDRPPPFAFLDQYIAQVLTVTGSTEKHNFKAELDRYHLNKAKRKREAICSICNSAFDIREEFSNYSNKRVTSGSKESKRGICTICQVEKLLRRYGMDADLVPENETIYLHLYPAYYFTPETALMMKLAYDNFAQSSFVELDKDFFAQEYNPNYVPRLDIFRIGLDPNENLKRRTKKGYATGKMHGYYLLGIPYLGEKPTDTEAWYMAAIKALLAPITFGVKLVASRNPVPVYNSGADFKETIIIDGVHTYWLHGMKETIFRLDELEKAIPAVFSIYSLTAQAYKDSRNFPVWNQLNTVCQSLDTSPLYVFHYADRIQANSKAEDLPMWLAEKLIHYYEILISYYKGDDPMQMIRDIVDKYACFYRASGFAAYARLRPLNVAMKVVLDSLPHTSKDDLKLMIEGHLIALVDGVLDKQTDGYIPEEVKKDIAQRQEAIETFSGSFLEQVFYDYCKGERSLLRQHINLIRKGSEAYYVKTYSKKKNQQETK, from the coding sequence ATGGAAGATATATCTTGGTTAATGCCTGGTAACTATAATGTCCCAAATCCTAAGAAGTCAAAAGAACCACCTTTAGTTAGATTAGCACTTGATACTTTGAATGATGAGCAAGATTCGGTATTAAGAAATTGGATTGAAATAGTTTTCCCCTATATCTTGGATTACTTTAGCTTGAGAGATGCTAAAGGGACAAGCTATCAATCTGCTAAAGAATTGACAGAAGATTTAGATATCCCAGTTGAAAAGCGCGAAAAAATTATTAATAAACTGGTTAATTTGAAAGATCAAAGTCTAGCAGTTCATTTACTAAATGCGGCTTTGGGCGGATGGACATTAGTAAAATTAGGAGGCTTAGATGAGTTACAACAACGTTACTATTTAGCTGCTATGACTATGCACGATCTTAATAAGATTGTGTTACCTCGTTTGGGTAGTACGAGGATGGATGGTAAAGAGTGGGAGAAATATAAAACAGCTTTTTTAGAATGGGGAGAAGCTTTACATTTATGGGATTTTATTGCTCGTCAATATTGGCAAGACGTAGCATTTTTAGCGCAAAATGCTGAAGATGCAAGAGGAGCAAACTTAACTCTAGCTAATTTTCCCGATCTTCAACTTCCTCCAAATCAATTAATGGATTTAGTAGATTTTGTACGTTTTGGCGATCTAGTTGCGTCAATTGCTCATCATCCTGATGATTTAGAGCAAGAAAGTATGAGAGGACTTTTAAGACGTACTGTTGGGGGAAAATATATAATTCGTAGCCATCGCACTAATGAAAATCGGGGTTTATTAACTCAAGCTATCCATAATGCAGTATTAGAACAAGCTGAAAAAGTTAATTGGAAAGCTTTTTTATTTTTCCCGGATGGAGTAACTTACTTTGCTCCTAAAGATTCAAATGACCCTGATTTATCTAAAATTCCAAAAGCAGTTAGAAACAATACTCTAGAAATTGTTAAAAAGGGAGTAGGTAGCTTAGTCACCCGCGAGGGAAAAGGAATCAAATATTATCCCGATTTAGTCGAAGTGGCTAATGTCAGTTTAGCTACTGAAACAATTATTCGCAGAACTTTTGGTATAATCTCTGAGAAAAAAACACCCGTAACAGGCGCAAGACGTGACAAAATCAGACAAAAGTTTGCTCATCTCTCTGATTTAGATTGGGAGTATCCTGCTAACTTACAAACAGATCGTTTAGCTGAGGGATTAAACGGAATAACAGGTTTAATTGAGGATTATTATGGATTAGATAAAGAAGCGATCGCACAACATATATTAAACTCACTTAAGCTGACTAACTATTTTGAGGATTGGAAACGTATTCCTTCAGATGGTGGCGTTCCTCATAGTTGGTACTATCTTGCTGGACACTATATGCGTCAGCACCCAACTTTAAATGAGTCAGAACTTGAACAAGTAATGTTAACTACTGTTCCAGAAATTCTACAACAATTAGGAAAACCAGATCGTCCTCCTCCATTTGCCTTTTTAGATCAATATATTGCACAAGTTTTAACCGTAACAGGTTCAACCGAGAAGCATAACTTTAAAGCGGAATTAGATCGTTATCATCTCAATAAAGCTAAACGCAAACGAGAAGCAATTTGTTCTATCTGTAATAGTGCTTTCGATATACGTGAGGAATTTTCTAATTACAGCAATAAACGGGTAACTAGCGGTTCAAAAGAATCTAAACGGGGTATATGTACAATTTGTCAAGTAGAAAAATTACTAAGACGCTATGGAATGGATGCAGATTTAGTTCCAGAGAATGAAACTATTTATTTACATCTTTATCCTGCTTATTATTTCACTCCAGAAACAGCCTTGATGATGAAGCTAGCTTATGATAACTTTGCTCAAAGTTCTTTTGTGGAACTAGATAAAGATTTTTTTGCACAAGAATATAACCCTAATTATGTTCCTCGTCTGGATATTTTTCGTATAGGACTCGATCCAAATGAAAACTTAAAAAGGCGGACTAAAAAAGGATATGCAACAGGAAAAATGCACGGTTACTATTTGCTAGGTATTCCCTATTTAGGAGAAAAACCAACAGATACAGAAGCATGGTATATGGCAGCAATAAAAGCCTTACTTGCCCCTATTACTTTTGGTGTCAAGTTGGTTGCTAGTCGTAATCCTGTTCCTGTTTATAATTCTGGTGCAGATTTTAAAGAAACCATCATTATTGATGGGGTTCATACTTACTGGCTGCATGGAATGAAAGAAACTATCTTTCGTCTAGATGAACTAGAAAAAGCTATTCCTGCTGTTTTTAGTATTTACTCATTAACTGCTCAAGCCTATAAAGATAGCCGTAACTTTCCTGTATGGAATCAGTTAAATACTGTTTGCCAATCTCTTGATACCAGTCCTCTCTATGTCTTTCACTATGCTGACCGGATTCAAGCTAATTCTAAAGCTGAAGATTTACCAATGTGGTTGGCTGAAAAGCTGATTCACTACTACGAAATCTTAATAAGCTATTACAAAGGAGATGACCCGATGCAAATGATTAGAGATATTGTTGATAAATACGCCTGTTTTTATCGAGCAAGCGGTTTCGCTGCCTATGCACGACTACGACCTTTAAATGTCGCTATGAAGGTAGTTTTAGATAGCTTACCCCATACTTCTAAAGATGACTTGAAATTAATGATTGAAGGTCATTTAATCGCTTTAGTTGATGGGGTACTTGACAAACAAACTGATGGCTACATTCCTGAAGAAGTGAAGAAAGATATAGCCCAACGTCAAGAAGCTATAGAAACCTTTTCTGGATCTTTCTTAGAACAGGTTTTCTATGATTACTGTAAAGGTGAGCGATCACTATTACGACAACATATCAATCTGATCCGTAAAGGTTCAGAAGCTTACTACGTCAAAACTTACAGTAAGAAAAAAAATCAACAAGAAACCAAATAG
- the cas7d gene encoding type I-D CRISPR-associated protein Cas7/Csc2, with protein sequence MFDKYQSHFQVSIPKIPGAKYAHFIVLRETDSYAVFKTDGELNVARVRAGLNKTDVITRLVLFKRKQTTPERLTGRELLRRYDIYEQIKTQYERVTTKKEKQIEGCTYNGEPCGGCPDCVIYGYAVGESGSEKSKVFIDSAYAIPPYEDSHGTFTLNAPYEDGTMTSGTSTTNRFSEQDHVLPEIPFPSVVTLRDPSPNTFLYVLNNIYRTKRYGAQTTRTGQLRNHLVGIIFADGEIFSNLRLTQKIYDLLDGKNPPYSVEDMKEKTEQSIEELIKQDGVLYELIKGDSLLSVENEAQSILSDETQFKNWLGSITQETLAYAERAKVLKKK encoded by the coding sequence ATGTTTGACAAGTATCAATCTCATTTTCAAGTATCTATCCCTAAAATACCTGGTGCGAAATATGCACACTTTATCGTCTTAAGAGAAACAGATTCTTATGCAGTATTTAAAACTGATGGAGAGTTAAATGTCGCACGGGTAAGAGCAGGTTTAAATAAAACTGATGTTATTACTCGCCTTGTCTTATTTAAGCGTAAACAAACTACCCCAGAACGTTTAACTGGGCGTGAATTATTACGTCGTTACGATATTTACGAACAAATTAAAACCCAATATGAACGGGTTACAACCAAAAAAGAAAAACAAATTGAGGGCTGTACTTACAATGGCGAACCTTGTGGCGGATGTCCAGACTGTGTAATTTATGGTTATGCAGTTGGTGAATCAGGATCGGAAAAATCAAAAGTATTTATCGACTCTGCGTATGCTATTCCCCCTTATGAAGACTCTCACGGGACATTTACTTTAAATGCTCCCTATGAAGATGGAACAATGACAAGCGGAACAAGTACAACTAACCGCTTTAGTGAACAAGATCACGTTCTTCCTGAAATTCCTTTTCCTAGTGTTGTCACATTACGCGATCCAAGCCCTAATACTTTTCTTTATGTCCTGAACAACATCTATCGTACTAAACGATATGGCGCACAAACAACCCGTACAGGACAACTGCGAAATCATTTAGTCGGCATTATTTTCGCTGATGGTGAAATCTTCAGTAATTTGCGCTTGACTCAAAAAATCTACGATCTATTAGATGGTAAAAATCCCCCTTATAGCGTCGAAGATATGAAAGAAAAAACAGAACAAAGTATTGAGGAACTCATTAAGCAAGATGGGGTTCTATACGAGTTAATCAAGGGAGACTCATTGCTATCTGTAGAAAATGAAGCTCAATCTATCCTCTCTGATGAAACTCAATTCAAAAATTGGTTAGGTTCTATCACCCAAGAAACCTTAGCTTATGCAGAAAGGGCAAAGGTACTTAAAAAGAAATAA
- the cas3 gene encoding type I-D CRISPR-associated helicase Cas3' produces the protein MIKLLSTWSELLGEVDPVAKIQLVTHQKAVWDALRDPKVQIIFDTALTGDGKTLAGLLPAFYESRSLGKGLFAYPTNELIRDQAKQVNEWNQRLNIAIKPHQLNSQSLAELVSEEGFDKLETLRNLASDRDINVILTNPDIFTLIHRFFYNRYKGNIAKLSEIWFNYFRYIVFDEFHIFGAPQVTNVLDAIAFSRAHLGDQYPAKFLFLSATPDKLIQQALDKAGIIAKIIHGKYQHGLKESENHRCILREVELELVASQQSSGGVESWIKENLEKINHFFINYPNSKGLIIVNSVFAAKRIIRQLKDNPACNFTVGENTGLTSLDIRKDSENKQLIIATSTVDVGVDFKINFLIYESLDAGTFIQRLGRLGRHEGFPIYKAIALVPDWVKEKFSELYPDGVEIDRESFFETVRDEIYQKPQMFEKYLIRWGKVLSTLRYARLSSPKDQYQTLLERYAVEASNILGETPKWCRLNELKEHQIIIKDLETFRGTGELDIWVYELETNAISSISLIRLLSGTDFKLLSESEAEKLSQKFVHPFHKNSLRLYAIINNYLDSYQNVELEFTYYLDRLNINQAQQRIGFRIQARHSEIRKINEQLEGLELTTCVADPINYDIPKLKRIYRLPAFFELYLVKDFSGGTYPVAFGQDALLLDSLLFWQKTNTAMIC, from the coding sequence ATGATTAAATTACTTTCTACCTGGTCAGAACTCTTAGGAGAAGTCGATCCAGTTGCCAAGATTCAATTAGTAACTCATCAAAAAGCTGTATGGGATGCGCTGCGAGATCCTAAAGTTCAAATTATCTTTGATACCGCTTTAACTGGAGATGGTAAAACTTTAGCTGGACTTTTACCTGCCTTTTATGAATCCCGAAGTTTAGGTAAAGGATTGTTTGCTTACCCTACTAACGAATTAATTAGAGATCAAGCCAAACAAGTTAATGAATGGAATCAGAGATTAAATATAGCAATTAAACCTCATCAGCTTAATAGTCAAAGCCTAGCAGAGCTAGTGAGTGAGGAAGGCTTTGATAAACTTGAAACTTTACGCAATCTCGCATCTGATAGGGATATAAATGTTATTTTAACTAATCCCGATATTTTTACCCTAATTCATCGGTTTTTCTATAATCGTTACAAAGGTAATATAGCCAAATTATCAGAAATATGGTTTAACTATTTCCGTTATATAGTATTTGATGAGTTTCATATTTTTGGCGCACCGCAAGTTACCAATGTATTAGATGCAATTGCATTTAGTCGCGCTCATTTGGGGGATCAGTATCCAGCCAAGTTTTTATTTCTCTCAGCTACTCCTGATAAATTAATTCAGCAAGCACTAGATAAAGCAGGGATTATAGCTAAAATTATTCATGGAAAGTATCAGCATGGATTAAAAGAGAGCGAAAATCATCGGTGTATTTTGCGAGAAGTTGAATTAGAATTAGTAGCTTCTCAACAGAGTAGCGGGGGAGTTGAAAGCTGGATTAAGGAAAATTTAGAGAAAATAAACCACTTTTTTATTAATTATCCTAATTCTAAAGGTTTAATTATTGTTAATAGTGTATTTGCCGCTAAAAGAATCATTAGGCAATTAAAAGATAATCCAGCTTGCAATTTTACTGTGGGAGAAAATACAGGATTAACTAGCTTAGATATCCGTAAAGACTCAGAGAATAAGCAATTAATCATTGCTACGTCTACTGTTGATGTCGGAGTAGATTTTAAAATTAATTTTCTCATCTATGAATCTTTAGATGCAGGTACGTTTATTCAACGATTAGGAAGATTAGGAAGACATGAGGGTTTTCCGATATACAAGGCTATCGCTTTAGTTCCTGATTGGGTAAAAGAAAAGTTTTCGGAACTTTATCCTGATGGGGTAGAAATAGATAGAGAAAGCTTTTTTGAGACAGTTAGAGATGAAATTTACCAAAAACCTCAAATGTTTGAAAAATACTTAATTCGTTGGGGAAAAGTCCTCTCTACCCTTCGCTATGCCAGATTAAGTAGCCCGAAAGATCAATATCAGACTTTACTTGAGCGTTATGCTGTCGAAGCATCAAACATTCTTGGCGAAACTCCCAAATGGTGTAGACTAAATGAACTAAAAGAACACCAAATAATTATTAAAGATTTAGAAACCTTTAGGGGAACAGGAGAGTTAGATATATGGGTTTATGAACTGGAAACTAATGCAATTAGCAGTATAAGTTTAATTCGTTTACTATCGGGAACTGATTTCAAACTTCTTTCTGAATCTGAAGCAGAAAAACTTAGTCAAAAATTTGTTCATCCATTTCATAAAAATAGTTTACGTTTATATGCAATAATTAATAACTACCTAGATAGTTATCAAAATGTAGAATTAGAATTTACCTACTATTTAGATCGACTAAATATTAATCAAGCGCAACAAAGAATAGGGTTTCGGATTCAAGCACGTCATTCAGAAATTAGAAAAATCAATGAACAGCTTGAAGGTTTAGAACTTACGACTTGTGTTGCTGACCCTATTAATTATGATATTCCTAAGTTAAAACGTATCTATAGGCTTCCTGCTTTTTTTGAATTATATCTAGTTAAAGATTTTAGCGGTGGGACTTATCCCGTTGCATTTGGTCAAGATGCTCTACTGTTAGATAGCCTTCTATTTTGGCAAAAAACTAATACTGCAATGATTTGTTAA
- the cas2 gene encoding CRISPR-associated endonuclease Cas2, whose protein sequence is MHVVVAYDISEDKRRTKIHSILKSYGQWMQFSLFECNLTDTQYAKLRSRLSKMIKADDSILFYFLCACCQTKVERIGGEQVRDETIFFA, encoded by the coding sequence ATGCACGTTGTAGTAGCTTACGATATTTCGGAAGACAAACGGCGTACTAAAATCCATAGTATTTTGAAGTCTTACGGACAATGGATGCAGTTTAGCTTGTTTGAATGTAATTTGACTGATACTCAATATGCCAAACTGCGATCGCGTTTGAGTAAAATGATTAAGGCTGACGATAGCATTTTGTTCTACTTCCTGTGTGCTTGCTGTCAAACTAAAGTAGAGCGAATTGGCGGTGAGCAAGTACGCGATGAAACTATTTTCTTTGCTTAA
- the cas6 gene encoding CRISPR-associated endoribonuclease Cas6: protein MPHSLVLKLLPTSPIQPGYLTGKHLHALFLTLVSSVDRELGSRLHEQKADKAFSLSPLQISTRPSRNHNLQWEHNKPIPAGTPCWWRISLLDDSLFGHLTQLWLNLNPSHPWHLGSADLQITSILGTPQSTQPWVNFASYPQLYEQASEEQRLIDFAFCTPTAFRQTQFDTALPTKDLVFNSLLRRWNQYSNIEFAPTLTESIFPSFFDIHTEIITDSRSKFIGCVGMLSFRILGEVDSQIIKRINTLADFALYSGVGRKTPMGMGMLRRLNK, encoded by the coding sequence ATGCCTCATAGTCTTGTCCTCAAACTTTTACCCACTTCACCCATCCAGCCTGGATATCTTACAGGTAAACACCTTCATGCCCTCTTTTTAACCTTAGTGAGTTCCGTAGATCGAGAATTAGGATCTCGCCTCCACGAGCAAAAAGCTGACAAAGCTTTCTCCCTCAGCCCCCTGCAAATAAGCACGCGCCCTAGTCGTAACCATAATCTGCAATGGGAACACAACAAACCTATCCCTGCTGGTACTCCCTGTTGGTGGCGCATCTCTCTATTGGATGATTCTTTGTTTGGGCATCTGACTCAACTCTGGTTAAATCTCAATCCCAGTCATCCCTGGCATTTAGGTTCTGCTGACTTGCAGATTACCAGTATTTTAGGTACTCCCCAATCAACTCAACCTTGGGTAAACTTTGCTAGTTATCCTCAATTATATGAGCAAGCTTCAGAAGAACAACGCCTAATAGATTTTGCTTTTTGTACCCCTACAGCTTTTCGGCAAACTCAGTTTGATACCGCTCTCCCGACTAAAGATTTAGTATTTAATAGTTTGTTAAGACGCTGGAATCAATACAGCAATATCGAGTTTGCACCAACATTAACCGAATCTATTTTTCCGAGCTTTTTTGATATTCACACAGAAATTATTACCGACTCCCGCAGTAAATTTATCGGTTGTGTTGGGATGCTCAGTTTTCGGATTTTGGGAGAAGTAGATTCTCAGATTATCAAGCGAATTAATACTCTGGCTGATTTTGCTCTTTATAGCGGTGTAGGTAGAAAAACACCGATGGGAATGGGAATGCTTAGGAGGTTAAATAAATGA
- a CDS encoding HEAT repeat domain-containing protein, which translates to MYNDEDLTLLDPDAELESPLDQLEPIDAETEAPQIDPEAMLALLDSAATPQRMLAARAFCELQDNRAIPRLISLLTDACPLVRVSAAYALGRNPSTTAVEQLIAQLNRDWNGYVRKGVVWALGNCRDRRSLTPLTHALKTDISAVRLWAASSLAQMADLGYEAVVASIPPLIEALVQDPVAGVRSNCAWSIGQLCRELPSNVVYATAVDALIQVLEEDQDLGVREDAKAALLKLGDARGLQAIEALEIEEIS; encoded by the coding sequence ATGTACAATGATGAAGACCTAACCCTACTCGATCCTGATGCTGAACTCGAAAGTCCCCTCGATCAGCTAGAACCTATTGATGCGGAAACGGAAGCTCCACAGATTGATCCTGAAGCAATGCTGGCACTGTTAGATTCAGCCGCAACGCCGCAAAGGATGCTGGCAGCTAGAGCTTTTTGTGAGTTACAGGATAACCGCGCTATCCCTCGTCTAATTAGCCTGTTGACAGACGCTTGCCCATTAGTGCGAGTGAGCGCAGCCTATGCTTTAGGACGCAACCCCAGTACAACAGCAGTGGAGCAGTTAATTGCTCAACTAAACCGTGACTGGAATGGCTATGTCCGCAAAGGTGTTGTCTGGGCTTTGGGTAATTGTCGCGATCGCCGTTCTTTAACTCCTCTAACTCACGCCCTCAAAACGGATATCTCTGCGGTACGCCTTTGGGCTGCTAGTTCTCTAGCTCAAATGGCTGATTTAGGATATGAAGCCGTTGTTGCCTCAATTCCCCCTTTAATTGAGGCGTTAGTGCAAGATCCTGTTGCTGGTGTTCGTAGTAATTGTGCTTGGTCGATTGGACAATTATGCCGAGAATTACCTTCCAATGTTGTTTACGCAACTGCTGTTGATGCCCTGATTCAAGTTTTGGAAGAGGATCAAGATCTCGGTGTTCGTGAAGATGCCAAAGCAGCACTATTAAAATTAGGTGATGCTCGTGGTTTACAGGCAATTGAAGCGTTAGAAATAGAAGAAATTAGTTAA
- a CDS encoding helix-turn-helix transcriptional regulator — translation MSRKKEALTLSVPPGTKEKLEAIARRLNIFWGKSPSPSGLVVAIAQQELRVGSEAFNLNEQQIKALRQATKLLIDAGQIQEAEIINTLLLNQGDLEAPLRQVLLQQQTRSIQAWRDRIDELIANRQPFRLLYHNSQRQDLEYTVRYAEVMFYEKRFYLQTWCEETADALATDPDLPEVAHNRCLRFDRIRDIQPTSGIWRGEFDSIKVYLHLKGWLANAYEPKEADIENVVLGDIRQVVRRVVNPFWLIWEVFKYRAECEIVAPDSVRDRIKQELRTLCQLYDLEV, via the coding sequence ATGTCCCGCAAAAAAGAAGCACTTACACTATCGGTTCCACCAGGTACAAAAGAAAAACTAGAAGCGATCGCACGTCGCCTCAACATCTTTTGGGGCAAAAGTCCCAGCCCATCTGGGTTAGTAGTAGCGATCGCGCAACAAGAACTCCGAGTTGGCAGCGAAGCTTTTAACCTGAACGAACAACAGATTAAAGCTTTACGCCAAGCAACTAAATTGCTAATTGATGCAGGTCAAATTCAGGAAGCAGAAATTATAAATACACTTTTACTTAACCAAGGCGATCTAGAAGCGCCCTTACGTCAAGTATTGCTACAACAGCAAACTCGGTCGATCCAAGCTTGGCGCGATCGCATTGACGAACTGATTGCCAACCGTCAACCATTCCGCCTGTTATATCACAACTCTCAGCGTCAAGATTTAGAGTATACCGTCCGCTATGCCGAAGTTATGTTCTATGAAAAACGCTTCTACTTACAAACTTGGTGCGAAGAAACAGCCGACGCATTAGCCACAGACCCAGATCTACCAGAAGTTGCTCACAATCGTTGCTTGCGTTTTGACCGCATTCGAGACATTCAGCCGACTTCAGGTATATGGCGCGGTGAATTTGACTCTATCAAAGTGTATTTACACTTAAAAGGATGGCTGGCAAATGCTTATGAACCTAAAGAGGCAGATATCGAAAATGTTGTTTTAGGAGATATCCGCCAAGTAGTGCGGCGCGTAGTAAATCCCTTTTGGCTAATTTGGGAAGTATTTAAGTATCGGGCAGAGTGTGAAATTGTTGCTCCAGATAGTGTACGCGATCGCATCAAACAGGAACTACGCACTCTCTGCCAGTTGTACGATCTGGAGGTTTAG